Below is a genomic region from Trichomycterus rosablanca isolate fTriRos1 chromosome 15, fTriRos1.hap1, whole genome shotgun sequence.
TATTAAACGGAATCGCTCAGATCGTTTATTACTATAAATCAGAGATGACAGAGGAGCTGCTGAAGGAGGAGATTTATCCCGACATGCCGCAGGAGGAGTTCCGCTCTCTGTTCGAGAGGATGAGAGGGCTGTTAAAGGTAAATCGTATACACCTGAATACAgatctgtttctttacaagtATACAAACACGTGATAGGAGGAAAAATAGACAAAAATTATATGCAAATCTTTTTTAACATGTGTAAATTGAATAAACTATTTTAGTTAAAGCTCTTAGATTGACTGTCGCCCTGATCTGGGCGTTTCTGCCTTGCGCTAAATGTTTCCCGATGGACCCGCCGCGATCCTGACCGGAGTGGAGCGGTTGAACAAAATTACAtgatgtttaatattttagcGATTATTGTTctatgtaaacaaagtgtgtaaaattgtGTTCAAATAAATAGATGTAAGAAACAGTATACACATcaatgtctttttatttttattatttattattatatatttttcttttacaaATTTGCATTTTATGGCTCCAGAACTATCAGCAGGACAATCGAAAATTGGAAAATAATATACTTTTGTgtattgtaatatttaaaactttaaaaactaCACTCGatcttttacaaatgtattaatgaatgctccatgatgttttggggctgcttttTTTAATCTATCTGAAAGGCACAGAGACCTTCATGGACTACAGAAAGTACCAagagatttaaaataaaatcctggCTGCAAACTGTAATATTTGAAAGCTTAAAAACTGcactagattttttttaaacgtatGAATGAAGACAGTTTAACAGACAAGAATGCTccatgatgttttggggctgggTTTTTTTATCTCTCCAAAGGGCACAGAGACCTTTATAGACTACAGGAAGTACCAGGAGATTTGGACTGCAAACTAATATTTACAAGTTTAAAAACGACACTCGATTTTTTAAGTGTATTCATGAAGGGTTAGACAGACAAGAATGCTctatgatgttttggggctgctttttccccccaaaaaGCACATAGACCCTTATGGACTACAGGAAGTACCAGGAGATTTGGACTGTAAACTaatatttaaaagtttaaaaactacaCTTAACCGTATTTATGAAGGGTTATACAGACAGGAATGCTccatgatgttttggggctgcttttTTCTCTTAAATAGCACAGAGACCTTTACAGATTTTAAACTACACTCTTGAGTTTGCATTCAGCTTGTATTCTTTTATATTTAGTCTATAGCCACGGCGGACATGGACCAGGTGCAGTTGGAGGCCTTCCTGACAGCCCAGACTCGTAAGCAAGGTCCCGGCGGGGTGAGCTCCGAGCAGACGGCGGCCCTGTCTCGCTTCTGGAAGAGTCACCGCTCCCGGGTACGCGAGAGCCTGCTGGCTCAGAGCCGCTGGGAACCTGCGCTCAGGAACGTGAGTTGGAGGGTGGACCTGCAGACCGCCGCCAGCAGGGGGCAGACGTCCAACAGCCCCGTGGCGCTAGTGGAGCTCGAGATGGGACGCAACGGCCAGGTAAGTGTCAGATTGTTTGGGGAACTATTTTAATCCCACTAAGTGAcagatttatgtttttaattagtCTCATAACAAGTTTTATTCTGAatatttatgtatgtttttaatCATTGTCCTGCTAAATTATTCAAATACAACCTATTtttagtttaaatgtttaattcaaATCTCCTGGTACTTCCTGTAGTCCTTAAAGGTCTCTGTGctttttaaagagaaaaaagcagccccaaaacatcatggAGCATTCTTGTTTGTATAACCTTTTTACTGGTTTCTTACAAccaggcagtggtagcctagtgtttaaggtgctggattacaaatcaaaaggtcgctggttcaagccccaccactatgTAACCCCCCGGGTAAACTTTATGTTTGTCGTCTGCTTGACTTTTGTTTCATCTTTGAAACGTGGATTACGTTCCGGCTTAAACAAACACAGAcgggtttttattttaatggttGGATAAGCAAATGCAGACACATTATTTCTAATTCAATGCAGATAAAAGATTGTATGGCGAGCGACGTTTTATTGTCATACGATGCGCCGGTGTGTCTGGATACACTATAAgggcaa
It encodes:
- the commd1 gene encoding COMM domain-containing protein 1, whose translation is MAEPDAVKSLSALLNGIAQIVYYYKSEMTEELLKEEIYPDMPQEEFRSLFERMRGLLKSIATADMDQVQLEAFLTAQTRKQGPGGVSSEQTAALSRFWKSHRSRVRESLLAQSRWEPALRNVSWRVDLQTAASRGQTSNSPVALVELEMGRNGQDSEFVCLEFDEQKIRRMLKTMSEIQEQIDGIVHRG